From Bacteroidota bacterium, a single genomic window includes:
- a CDS encoding ATP-binding protein, producing MSFKVTHKLALSFFLIALLVGGIGYLAVTLGQWVERDADALGANSLIELERAYAMIQAAQASQATVQQVLIESAEAPEGEAATLARETLTGHLSVFGRQLAQSREYSPRETTLGAIRQAFGTYQGQAERLAALSATDPAEASTIFYEELEPFYLGTFQPVLSQRAGKVQETLEERADRVERTGVWAGRIGVSASALLLFIVLVLGIYLTRFVGRSLRELTAAARAIGEGRLDERVEITSNNEIGQLGRAINEMMDQFSSTTVSKGYVENIVQSMADPLVVVDPNVKISMVNQAALDMLGFERSDLLGKAVMAIFAHTGRNRGVEIKQTIEQALTGNVETSFRAKAGTGIPVSLSSALVRDGSEVQGLVIVAKDITKQKQFETELIEAKEEAEQMVHLRDAFLANMSHEIRTPLTGILGSAQVLAEGVEGEHKNLAKIIEDAGTRLLDTINSVLEMARIEAGEVQPEVEVLNVFEEAEASARVLKQVADKRGLLLRVEPADKPVYAQIDRSCLHRILNNLIGNAIKFTREGAVSVEVEATDEEAILTVRDTGVGISKQFLPHLFDDFKQESTGLKRSHEGSGLGLAITKKLVEMMGGEISVESIKGIGSAFSIRFPRVPVEQVPETLPAGDRPEEPESSEPSAARYPWETEEMATSRSEELTFASPPAPDERMQRDILLIEDNAQNAYMAQFMLQDYETDIATSPEEAIEQARYNQYRILLVDINLGADRSGIDLLHEIRGIEGYERVPAVAVTAYALPGDEDRFLREGFDDYVAKPFRKEVLLASVEDALVVPEENDGPNLETLLDGSFDDASTFNDAVFDQSVVPTPPEAAPADLVQPPADLVQPPADLAQPPADLVPEPALAPDDVLITAEPVAIEQIVAEPVASADPVTFADDTLHADDAVGTDNAFSADGAFNAHDALRVDDVPGLDNTFNAEGAFSVDDAFVLGTEPPPPSDETFRMDASAFTSTPRPDDPIDPASDGPSGPPPPAG from the coding sequence GCCGTCACCCTCGGCCAGTGGGTCGAGCGCGACGCCGACGCCCTCGGTGCCAACTCGCTGATCGAGCTCGAGCGCGCCTACGCCATGATCCAGGCGGCGCAGGCGAGCCAGGCGACGGTGCAGCAGGTGCTCATCGAGAGCGCCGAGGCCCCCGAGGGTGAAGCTGCGACGCTGGCGCGCGAGACCCTCACCGGCCACCTCTCGGTCTTCGGCCGCCAGCTCGCCCAGAGCCGCGAGTACAGCCCGCGCGAGACGACGCTCGGCGCGATCCGCCAGGCGTTCGGGACCTACCAGGGCCAGGCGGAGCGACTCGCCGCACTGAGCGCGACGGACCCGGCCGAAGCATCCACCATTTTCTACGAGGAACTCGAGCCGTTCTACCTCGGCACGTTCCAGCCCGTGCTGTCGCAGCGCGCCGGCAAGGTGCAGGAGACGCTCGAAGAGCGGGCCGACCGGGTCGAGCGGACCGGCGTCTGGGCCGGACGCATCGGCGTGAGCGCCTCGGCCCTGCTGCTGTTCATTGTGCTGGTGCTCGGTATCTACCTGACGCGCTTCGTGGGCCGCTCGCTCAGAGAGCTGACCGCCGCCGCCCGCGCCATCGGCGAGGGCCGGCTCGACGAGCGTGTCGAGATCACCTCGAACAACGAGATCGGCCAGCTCGGGCGCGCCATCAACGAGATGATGGACCAGTTCTCCAGCACGACCGTCTCGAAGGGCTACGTCGAGAACATCGTCCAGTCGATGGCCGACCCGCTCGTCGTCGTCGACCCGAACGTCAAGATTTCGATGGTCAACCAGGCCGCGCTCGACATGCTGGGCTTCGAGCGGAGCGACCTCCTCGGCAAGGCCGTCATGGCGATCTTCGCCCACACCGGCCGGAACCGGGGGGTCGAGATCAAGCAGACCATCGAGCAGGCCCTCACCGGCAACGTCGAGACCAGCTTCCGGGCGAAGGCGGGCACGGGCATCCCGGTCTCGCTCTCGAGCGCCCTCGTCCGCGACGGCAGCGAGGTCCAGGGCCTCGTGATCGTCGCCAAGGACATCACGAAGCAGAAGCAGTTCGAGACCGAGCTGATCGAGGCCAAGGAGGAGGCCGAGCAGATGGTCCACCTCCGCGACGCCTTCCTGGCCAACATGAGCCACGAGATCCGCACCCCGCTGACGGGCATCCTCGGCTCGGCCCAGGTGCTCGCCGAGGGCGTCGAGGGCGAGCACAAGAACCTCGCGAAGATCATCGAGGACGCCGGCACCCGGCTGCTGGACACGATCAACTCGGTCCTCGAGATGGCCCGCATCGAGGCCGGCGAGGTGCAGCCCGAGGTCGAGGTGCTGAACGTCTTCGAGGAGGCCGAGGCGTCGGCCCGCGTGCTGAAGCAGGTCGCCGACAAGCGGGGCCTCCTGCTCCGCGTCGAGCCAGCCGACAAGCCGGTCTACGCGCAGATCGACCGGAGCTGCCTCCACCGCATCCTGAACAACCTCATCGGCAACGCCATCAAGTTCACGCGCGAGGGCGCGGTCTCGGTCGAGGTCGAGGCGACGGACGAGGAGGCCATCCTCACCGTGCGCGACACCGGCGTCGGCATCTCGAAGCAGTTCCTCCCCCACCTCTTCGACGACTTCAAGCAGGAGTCGACCGGGCTCAAGCGCAGCCACGAGGGCTCCGGCCTCGGCCTGGCCATCACCAAGAAGCTCGTCGAGATGATGGGCGGCGAGATCTCCGTCGAGAGCATCAAGGGCATCGGGAGCGCCTTCTCGATCCGCTTCCCGCGCGTCCCGGTCGAGCAGGTGCCCGAGACGCTCCCCGCCGGCGACCGCCCGGAGGAGCCGGAGTCCTCGGAGCCGTCGGCCGCGCGTTACCCCTGGGAGACCGAGGAGATGGCGACCTCCCGCTCCGAGGAGCTGACCTTCGCTTCACCCCCGGCCCCCGACGAGCGCATGCAGCGGGACATCCTCCTGATCGAGGACAACGCGCAGAACGCCTACATGGCGCAGTTCATGCTCCAGGACTACGAGACCGACATCGCCACGAGCCCGGAGGAGGCCATCGAGCAGGCGCGCTACAACCAGTACCGCATCCTCCTCGTCGACATCAACCTCGGGGCCGACCGCTCGGGGATCGACCTGCTCCACGAGATCCGCGGGATCGAAGGCTACGAGCGCGTCCCGGCTGTCGCCGTGACGGCCTACGCCCTGCCCGGCGACGAGGACCGGTTCCTGCGCGAAGGCTTCGACGACTACGTGGCCAAGCCCTTCCGCAAGGAGGTGCTGCTGGCCTCGGTCGAGGACGCCCTCGTCGTGCCGGAAGAAAACGACGGACCCAACCTGGAGACCCTCCTCGATGGTAGCTTTGACGACGCCAGCACCTTCAACGATGCGGTCTTCGACCAGAGCGTTGTCCCCACCCCGCCCGAGGCGGCACCCGCCGACCTCGTCCAGCCCCCTGCCGACCTCGTCCAGCCCCCTGCCGACCTCGCCCAGCCCCCTGCCGACCTGGTCCCCGAACCCGCCCTCGCCCCCGACGACGTCCTAATCACCGCCGAACCGGTCGCCATCGAACAGATCGTCGCCGAACCCGTCGCCTCGGCGGACCCGGTGACCTTCGCCGATGACACGCTCCACGCCGACGACGCGGTCGGCACAGACAATGCCTTCAGCGCAGACGGTGCGTTCAACGCGCACGACGCGCTCCGCGTAGACGACGTCCCCGGCTTAGACAACACCTTCAACGCGGAGGGTGCGTTTAGCGTGGACGACGCGTTCGTGCTGGGCACCGAACCCCCTCCGCCAAGCGACGAGACGTTCCGCATGGACGCCTCGGCCTTCACGTCCACGCCGCGTCCCGATGACCCGATCGATCCAGCCAGCGATGGGCCTAGCGGGCCGCCTCCGCCTGCCGGCTGA
- the aroA gene encoding 3-phosphoshikimate 1-carboxyvinyltransferase produces MTRSIQPAMGLAGRLRLPADKSVSHRAALLAALAEGPSEIVGFSDAADPQATLGALRALGVRVEAHEDDLTIHGRGLRGFTAPTVPIDCGNSGTTMRLLAGLLAGQPFASVLTGDASLSQRPMERIAEPLRRMGARVDLADGHAPVRITGGALRGIEYVLPVASAQVKSCILLAGLLGEGCTTVIESVPSRDHTERMLGLDTMELGGQRHITVEGGRTVRVQPWIVPRDFSAAAFFLVAGAVVPHSHVEMRSVGLNPSRSALLDLLRAMGAHITVTNERTRGHEPLADLTVQNEGGRLHGLTVGGDLIPNLIDEIPALAVAAAYAEGRTEIRDAEELRHKETDRIAATAAFLRAMGAEVTERADGLVIDGKPTLHGATVESEGDHRIAMAAAVAGLAATGETTVRDADCVTVSFPGFWDAIATLAGT; encoded by the coding sequence ATGACCCGATCGATCCAGCCAGCGATGGGCCTAGCGGGCCGCCTCCGCCTGCCGGCTGACAAGTCCGTCTCGCACCGCGCCGCTCTCCTCGCGGCCCTCGCCGAAGGACCGTCCGAGATCGTCGGCTTCTCCGACGCCGCCGACCCGCAGGCTACGCTCGGCGCGCTGCGCGCCCTCGGCGTTCGGGTCGAGGCGCACGAGGACGACTTGACGATCCACGGCCGGGGTCTGCGCGGATTCACCGCCCCCACCGTCCCGATTGACTGCGGCAACTCAGGGACGACGATGCGCCTGCTCGCGGGCCTCCTCGCCGGGCAGCCGTTCGCGTCCGTGCTCACCGGCGACGCCTCCCTTTCGCAGCGCCCGATGGAGCGCATCGCGGAGCCGCTCCGCCGGATGGGAGCCCGCGTCGATCTAGCCGACGGACACGCCCCGGTCCGCATCACCGGCGGCGCGCTGCGCGGGATCGAGTACGTTCTCCCTGTCGCCTCGGCGCAGGTCAAAAGCTGCATCCTCCTCGCCGGCCTCCTCGGCGAAGGCTGCACGACGGTCATCGAGTCTGTGCCCTCGCGGGACCACACCGAGCGGATGCTCGGCCTCGACACGATGGAGCTAGGCGGGCAGCGGCACATCACCGTCGAAGGCGGGCGCACGGTGCGGGTGCAGCCCTGGATCGTCCCACGCGACTTCTCGGCGGCAGCCTTTTTCCTGGTTGCCGGGGCCGTCGTGCCCCACAGCCACGTCGAGATGCGGAGCGTTGGGCTGAACCCGTCGCGGAGCGCCCTTCTCGACCTGCTCCGGGCGATGGGCGCGCACATCACCGTGACGAACGAGCGGACGCGGGGCCACGAGCCGCTGGCCGACCTGACGGTGCAGAACGAGGGCGGACGGCTCCACGGCCTCACCGTCGGCGGCGACCTCATCCCGAACCTGATCGACGAGATTCCCGCCCTCGCCGTGGCCGCAGCCTATGCCGAGGGGCGAACCGAAATCCGGGACGCGGAGGAGCTCCGGCACAAAGAGACCGACCGGATCGCGGCGACGGCGGCGTTTCTCCGGGCGATGGGGGCCGAGGTGACGGAGCGAGCCGACGGCCTCGTGATCGACGGTAAGCCGACCTTGCACGGAGCCACCGTCGAGAGCGAGGGCGATCACCGGATTGCGATGGCGGCGGCGGTGGCGGGGCTGGCCGCGACGGGCGAAACCACCGTCCGCGACGCCGACTGCGTGACCGTCTCGTTCCCCGGTTTCTGGGACGCAATCGCCACCCTCGCCGGGACGTAG
- a CDS encoding methylated-DNA--[protein]-cysteine S-methyltransferase, which produces MSDERSDFFQRVWDVVAEIPTGRVTTYGYIAEHLGAKRSARVVGWAMKAAVGSGLPCHRVVNRRGALTGRLHFETPTVMEERLRSEGVAFTDEGAVDLRQHLWIPGETRVNR; this is translated from the coding sequence ATGTCCGACGAGCGCTCTGACTTCTTCCAGCGGGTCTGGGACGTGGTCGCCGAGATTCCCACGGGCCGGGTGACGACCTACGGTTACATCGCGGAGCACCTCGGCGCGAAGCGCTCGGCGCGGGTCGTCGGGTGGGCGATGAAGGCGGCGGTCGGCTCCGGCCTGCCGTGCCACCGCGTTGTCAACCGGCGCGGGGCACTCACCGGGCGGCTGCACTTCGAGACGCCGACCGTGATGGAGGAGCGCCTCCGCTCCGAGGGCGTCGCCTTCACCGACGAGGGCGCGGTAGACCTCCGGCAGCACCTCTGGATTCCAGGCGAGACGAGGGTGAACAGGTAG
- a CDS encoding SPFH domain-containing protein, which produces MANTYPNLTRAAGRFGVVLAGVLLLMLIAAGCMTKSIGAGEQGVKFSYFSGTNMDRSYDEGFHVFLPWETIIDYDVRNKNQDEEIEVLSSNGLTIRMDLSVRYRPDAEVLPELHTTYGQEYYERLIRPELRSVAREVVGQFTPEELYSTRRAELQEQIEQNLGAAVERGFVELDAVLIRDIELPEQIRRAIENKLEEEQRVEQARLSIARAEQEAERKRVEASGDADRARIIAESLSPSFLQFQGIQATRELAQSNNSKVVVIGAGDGGLPVILGDQ; this is translated from the coding sequence ATGGCGAACACCTATCCCAACCTGACCCGTGCCGCCGGGCGCTTCGGCGTCGTCCTCGCCGGCGTCCTGCTCCTGATGCTCATCGCCGCGGGCTGCATGACCAAGTCCATCGGCGCCGGCGAGCAGGGCGTCAAGTTCAGCTACTTCTCCGGCACCAACATGGACCGGAGCTACGACGAGGGCTTCCACGTCTTCCTGCCGTGGGAGACGATCATCGACTACGACGTGCGCAACAAGAACCAGGACGAGGAGATCGAGGTCCTCTCCTCGAACGGGCTCACGATCCGCATGGACCTCTCGGTCCGCTACCGGCCCGACGCCGAGGTCCTCCCCGAACTCCACACCACCTACGGGCAGGAGTACTACGAGCGCCTGATCCGGCCCGAGCTGCGCAGCGTCGCCCGCGAGGTCGTCGGCCAGTTCACGCCCGAGGAACTCTACTCCACGCGCCGCGCCGAGCTTCAGGAGCAGATCGAGCAGAACCTCGGGGCTGCCGTCGAGCGCGGCTTCGTCGAACTCGACGCCGTGCTGATCCGCGACATCGAACTCCCCGAGCAGATCCGCCGCGCGATCGAGAACAAGCTCGAGGAGGAGCAGCGCGTCGAGCAGGCCCGCCTCTCGATCGCCCGCGCCGAGCAGGAGGCCGAGCGCAAGCGCGTCGAGGCCAGCGGCGACGCCGACCGCGCCCGGATCATCGCCGAGAGCCTCTCGCCGTCGTTCCTCCAGTTCCAGGGCATCCAGGCGACCCGCGAACTCGCCCAGTCCAACAACTCGAAGGTCGTCGTCATCGGTGCCGGCGACGGCGGGCTGCCCGTCATCCTCGGCGACCAGTAG
- the murB gene encoding UDP-N-acetylmuramate dehydrogenase — protein MPDSPVVARPDELAWLRDALGAERVRVGEELAPYTTFKIGGPADLFYEAHTADELAAALALARELDVPFFLLGLGANILVGDHGFRGFVIRNRATHVRIDEATGRVSAESGTVVYPDLIEQAVSARLSGLEHYVGIPSSVGGALWQNLHFLSPPPERERTMFIAEVVHSADLLTEEGERVTVDRDYFDFGYDYSILHDRADLVLAATFQLEPGDEARMREIMAANLAWRQERHPPLDTEPSAGSIFKKIEGVGAGRLIDWAGLKGHRIGGAEVTRRHANIMINAGGATAADVRRLIGHIQRTVEADQGYRLSTEIGMIGDFGDLPDDLPPRGWENEDGFSGGLPPGGHTEAHRDAERR, from the coding sequence ATGCCTGACTCTCCCGTGGTAGCCCGTCCCGACGAACTGGCCTGGCTCCGCGACGCGCTCGGGGCCGAGCGAGTGCGGGTGGGCGAGGAACTGGCCCCGTACACGACGTTCAAAATCGGCGGCCCGGCGGACCTGTTCTACGAGGCCCACACCGCTGACGAACTGGCGGCCGCCCTCGCGCTGGCGCGCGAACTGGACGTGCCCTTCTTCCTCCTCGGTCTCGGTGCCAACATCCTGGTCGGCGACCACGGCTTCCGCGGCTTCGTGATCCGCAACCGGGCAACGCATGTGCGGATCGACGAGGCGACAGGGCGGGTGTCGGCCGAGAGCGGGACGGTCGTCTACCCCGACCTAATCGAGCAGGCGGTGTCGGCAAGGCTCTCAGGTCTGGAGCACTACGTCGGCATCCCATCGAGCGTCGGTGGGGCGCTGTGGCAGAACCTCCACTTCCTCTCGCCGCCGCCCGAGCGCGAGCGGACGATGTTCATCGCCGAGGTCGTCCACTCGGCCGACCTCCTGACGGAAGAGGGCGAGCGCGTGACCGTGGACCGGGACTACTTCGACTTCGGCTACGACTACTCGATCCTCCACGACCGGGCCGACCTCGTCCTCGCCGCGACGTTTCAGCTAGAGCCAGGCGACGAGGCGCGGATGCGCGAGATCATGGCAGCGAACCTCGCGTGGCGCCAGGAGCGGCACCCGCCCCTCGACACCGAGCCCAGCGCGGGATCGATTTTCAAGAAGATCGAGGGCGTCGGCGCCGGACGGCTGATCGACTGGGCGGGCCTCAAGGGCCACCGGATCGGCGGGGCCGAGGTGACGCGGCGCCACGCCAACATCATGATCAACGCCGGCGGGGCAACGGCGGCGGACGTGCGGCGGCTCATCGGGCACATCCAGCGGACCGTGGAGGCCGACCAGGGCTACCGGCTCTCGACGGAGATCGGGATGATCGGCGACTTCGGCGATCTGCCGGACGACTTGCCGCCGCGGGGCTGGGAGAACGAGGACGGGTTTTCGGGCGGCCTGCCGCCGGGCGGGCACACCGAGGCGCACCGGGACGCGGAGCGGCGCTGA
- a CDS encoding ADP-ribosylglycohydrolase family protein → MTPPDKVLGTLLGSAVGDALGMPIDGLSHQNVRTYYKGVKAYRDDEYRRDLGAGQWTRHTQRLFALVRALAGGSDNLANRYAEELTGLTLRRPADPATATSDAAVLASALSLAGDDRTSPLDRLADILGDEAGPVALAAAAGQVEAVRLLLAADPGTLDGPAFFHAVTDAAVRAETHLSASTAVSDRLRTLAGHLDAFPLDLQDLCAGTGPAADEAWPFALAMLARNPALLEATMLPGVNVGGAASAIGALLGALLGALHGWSAFPEAWRAGLEDVGRLEAEARACAKSSV, encoded by the coding sequence ATGACTCCACCCGACAAGGTTCTCGGCACCCTCCTCGGCAGCGCCGTCGGCGACGCCCTCGGCATGCCGATCGACGGTCTCAGCCACCAGAACGTCCGCACCTACTACAAAGGCGTCAAAGCCTACCGCGACGACGAATACCGCCGCGACCTCGGGGCCGGACAGTGGACCCGGCACACGCAGCGCCTCTTCGCCCTCGTCCGCGCCCTCGCCGGCGGCTCCGACAATCTCGCCAATCGCTATGCCGAGGAGTTGACTGGCCTCACGCTCCGCCGTCCCGCCGACCCCGCAACGGCTACCAGTGACGCCGCCGTCCTCGCCAGCGCCCTCAGCCTCGCCGGTGACGACAGAACGTCTCCTCTCGACCGCCTTGCGGACATCCTCGGCGACGAGGCCGGTCCTGTCGCTCTCGCCGCCGCCGCCGGGCAGGTCGAGGCCGTCCGGCTTCTCCTCGCCGCTGACCCCGGTACCCTCGACGGCCCTGCGTTCTTCCACGCCGTCACCGACGCCGCCGTCCGCGCCGAGACTCACCTGAGCGCCTCCACTGCCGTCTCCGACCGCCTCCGCACCCTCGCCGGTCACCTCGACGCCTTCCCGCTCGACCTGCAGGACCTGTGCGCCGGCACCGGCCCGGCTGCCGACGAGGCGTGGCCCTTCGCCCTCGCCATGCTCGCCCGCAACCCGGCGCTGCTGGAGGCGACGATGCTGCCTGGGGTCAACGTCGGCGGGGCTGCCAGTGCCATCGGCGCCCTGCTCGGGGCGCTCCTCGGGGCGCTCCACGGGTGGTCAGCGTTTCCCGAGGCGTGGCGGGCCGGGCTGGAAGACGTGGGCCGTCTCGAAGCTGAAGCGAGGGCCTGTGCCAAATCGTCGGTGTAG
- a CDS encoding heme exporter protein CcmB: protein MTWLAGTWAVFVKDLRLELRTRYAVSALLLFVVSALLLVAFAIGTGEVGERVASALLWVVIVFAGAVGLGRAFVAEEERGTVLLLRLHTRPSMVYAGKLLFNVLLVGAMNALAAAGFVLVLGLEVEAVGLLVATLALGALGLAGATTLLSAIIARAASSGPLLPVLAFPLLIPLLLTVVRVTQRALLLGASAGPWAASAGDLVTLGAYAGVVITASVLLFDYVWND, encoded by the coding sequence ATGACTTGGCTCGCCGGCACCTGGGCAGTGTTCGTGAAAGACCTGCGCCTGGAGCTGCGGACGCGCTACGCGGTGAGCGCGCTGCTGCTGTTCGTGGTGTCGGCGCTGCTCCTGGTGGCGTTTGCCATCGGGACGGGCGAGGTTGGGGAGCGCGTAGCGTCGGCGCTGCTGTGGGTGGTGATCGTGTTCGCCGGCGCGGTAGGGCTGGGTCGGGCGTTCGTGGCCGAGGAGGAGCGCGGGACGGTCCTGCTGCTCAGGCTCCACACGCGGCCGAGCATGGTCTACGCGGGCAAGCTGCTGTTCAACGTCCTCCTCGTCGGGGCGATGAATGCGCTCGCGGCGGCGGGGTTCGTGCTCGTGCTCGGGCTAGAGGTGGAGGCCGTCGGGCTGCTCGTGGCGACGCTCGCGCTCGGGGCGCTGGGCCTGGCCGGGGCGACGACGCTGCTCTCGGCGATCATCGCGCGGGCAGCCAGCAGCGGGCCGCTCCTGCCGGTACTAGCCTTCCCGCTCCTGATTCCGCTCCTGCTGACGGTGGTGCGGGTGACGCAGCGGGCCCTCCTCCTGGGGGCCTCGGCCGGGCCGTGGGCGGCGTCGGCGGGCGACCTCGTGACCCTGGGCGCGTATGCTGGCGTCGTGATCACAGCCTCGGTGCTGCTGTTCGACTACGTGTGGAACGATTGA
- the ccsA gene encoding cytochrome c biogenesis protein CcsA has protein sequence MPSTRSRYGTAYRTFTAGIAVWMTGVIVAGFALSIPRLNILEESARNLYFHVPMWFTLMAGMLVSAVYSARYLAAPTVERDVRAEQAALVAMLFGILGLVTGIVWARFTWYVGTGKWWNFDPKQSMAAVQLMILAAYFVLRSSVEEPRKRGRIAAVYNLFATAVMPFLLYVLPRQLDSLHPGAEGNPAFSQTDLAPEMRVVFYPAVVGFIALFWWIYTQRVRVRLAERQVEEAVLVGA, from the coding sequence ATGCCTTCGACGCGCTCCCGCTACGGAACCGCCTACCGGACGTTCACCGCTGGCATCGCAGTGTGGATGACGGGGGTGATCGTGGCAGGCTTCGCGCTGTCGATTCCGCGGCTGAACATCCTGGAGGAGTCGGCGCGGAACCTGTATTTCCACGTCCCGATGTGGTTCACGCTGATGGCGGGGATGCTGGTCTCGGCCGTCTACTCGGCGCGCTATCTCGCTGCGCCGACCGTGGAGCGCGACGTGCGGGCCGAGCAGGCTGCGCTCGTGGCGATGCTCTTCGGCATCCTCGGCCTCGTGACCGGGATCGTGTGGGCGCGCTTCACGTGGTACGTCGGGACGGGCAAGTGGTGGAACTTCGACCCGAAGCAGTCGATGGCGGCGGTGCAGCTGATGATCCTGGCGGCCTACTTCGTGCTGCGCTCGTCGGTGGAGGAGCCGCGCAAGCGGGGACGGATCGCGGCGGTCTACAACCTGTTCGCGACAGCGGTGATGCCGTTCCTACTCTACGTGCTGCCGCGCCAGCTCGACAGCCTGCACCCCGGTGCCGAGGGCAACCCGGCCTTCAGCCAGACCGACCTCGCGCCGGAGATGCGGGTCGTGTTCTACCCGGCGGTCGTCGGGTTCATCGCGCTCTTCTGGTGGATCTACACGCAGCGCGTCCGGGTCCGGCTGGCCGAGCGGCAGGTGGAAGAGGCCGTTCTAGTCGGGGCCTGA
- a CDS encoding CcmD family protein — MQLPITPTDSTEAPGTAVYDSVWAALPEAAPVGLEAVMLQQDKLYVVLAVVLIIWFGVLFFLLRTDRRLARIEQDLDARPEREDTVGT, encoded by the coding sequence ATGCAGCTTCCGATCACTCCTACGGACTCGACCGAAGCTCCCGGCACGGCCGTCTACGACAGCGTGTGGGCCGCCCTCCCGGAGGCCGCGCCGGTGGGGCTGGAGGCCGTGATGCTGCAGCAGGACAAGCTCTACGTCGTCCTCGCGGTCGTGCTCATTATCTGGTTCGGGGTGCTGTTCTTTCTCCTCCGCACCGACCGCCGCCTCGCGCGGATCGAACAGGATCTTGACGCCCGGCCGGAACGCGAAGACACCGTAGGCACGTAG
- a CDS encoding cytochrome c maturation protein CcmE → MKPKTIISLVLMAGFTFLMLRSFGESVGGYMSFTEAAEQDAYAHVVGEWVQAQPTTYDREANVFSFWMKDEDGTVREVRYLNPKPANFEDAEQVVIEGRMEGDAFVAEHILIKCPSKYNDEREFEVADPSPPAQSASF, encoded by the coding sequence ATGAAACCCAAGACGATCATAAGCCTCGTCCTAATGGCCGGGTTTACGTTCCTGATGCTGCGCTCTTTCGGCGAGAGCGTCGGCGGGTACATGAGCTTCACCGAGGCCGCCGAGCAAGACGCCTACGCCCACGTCGTCGGCGAGTGGGTCCAGGCGCAGCCGACGACCTACGACCGCGAGGCCAACGTCTTTTCGTTCTGGATGAAGGACGAGGACGGTACCGTGCGCGAGGTCCGCTACCTGAATCCGAAGCCCGCCAACTTCGAGGACGCCGAGCAGGTGGTGATCGAGGGCCGGATGGAGGGCGACGCGTTCGTCGCCGAGCACATCCTGATCAAGTGCCCGTCGAAGTACAACGACGAGCGCGAGTTCGAGGTCGCCGATCCGTCTCCGCCCGCGCAGTCGGCCTCGTTCTAG